The Longimicrobium sp. genome contains the following window.
CTGCGAAGCGGGGGAGGGGGCCGGGGGGAGGGGGCTGCCGCAGCATGCGAGGCACCCCATCGAACCCCGGGCGAAGTTCCCCTCTCTCCCGCGCAGTTTGCGGGGGAGAGGCCCGGAGAGGGGGCACCCGCAGCATGCCGCCAACCCCGTCGAACCCCCACCGAACTCTCCCCCTCTCCCGGCGCAGTTTGCCGGGGGAGGGGGCCGGGGGGAGGGGCCCCCACGGAGCCGCGTCCATCAATCCACCAGTTCGTACAGCGCGTACCGCCGGAACACGCGCGCGCTGTGGCGGGAGATGCGAACGGACTCATTGTCCGCCTGCATCAGCGCATGGATAACGGATCGATACCCCTTCTCGTGCGCCACACGCCGCACCTCATCCGTCAGAAACGTCCCCAAGCCCAGCCCGCGCGCCTCCGGTGCCGACGCGAGCGTCTTGAGAACGACGCGCGTCGGCCGTCCGCCCGGCTCGGCCGAGAGCACGTCCGGGAACGCGAACACGAACCCCAGCAGCCGCCCGTCCGCATCCTCCGCCAGGCGCACCATCTCCGGATCCAGCAGCGGGCGCAGCGGCAGGTAGCGCGCGCGGAACTCGTCGAATTCGATCGGCGAGTAGAACAGGTTTTCCGCGAACGCGGTGCGGCTCAACTCGAAGATCGCGCGCAGCTCGTCGTCGAACCGGTCCAGGTCCAGCGCGCGGATGGTCGCCCCGCGCGCCCTCACCCGCTCGGCCAATTCGTCGCGGCGCGGATCGGCGGCGGCGAGATCCTCGACGATCGCACTCTCGTACGTCGCGACCACCCGAAAGCCGGCCTCCTCGAAATCCGCCGGATAGTCGGGCGGGTTCCACGGCTCGGAAAGGAACGGCGGCTCGGCGTCACCCTCATCCTCCGTACGGGGCGGCAGCGCCAGACGGTAGCGCCCCCACGTGCTGCCATTGATGGGCCCCAGCGCATGAAACTGGTGCCCGACGCACACGCGGATCACGGCTTCGTCGAGCAACCACACGCCGGCCGAGCGATCCGTGCGCTCATAGTGGCCGATCAGCGCGCACGGGCCGGGAACCTCCCCCACATCCTGGCCGGTGCCGTACGACAGCCTTGCGACGGGAGCGCCCCCGCGGAACGCCACCAGGCAGCGCATGCCCACGGGCACCGGCTCGTCGGGCGTGGGATAGGCCACATCGTCGCGCACCGCGTGAAACGCCGCGATGCGCGGGTCGTCGGGCCCGAACTCTTCAACCGTCGGTTCCTCGGTTTTCATCCGTTCCTATCGACGTGCGGATGGGCTTCGCGGGACTCCTTGCGCCGAAGAGCAGGAGCACGGGAAGAAGGAAGAGGTCCGCCAGCATCGCGCCGACGATGGAAAGCGAGGCCACGATGCCGAAATAGGCGATGGATTGCGAGCTGCTCGTCGCCAGCACCGCGAACCCGATGGCGAGCACCATCGACGCGAAAACGACCGCGCGCCCCGTTTCGCGGTACGTGCGCCCGACCGCCTCCTCGCGCGAAAGCCCGGCCTGCCGCTCGGCCCGATATCGGAAGAGGAAGTGGATGGTGTCGTCCACGGCGATCCCCAGCACGATGGCGCCGATGGTGGCCGTGGCGATGTCCAGCGGAATGCCCGTCCATCCCATGATGCCGAAGACGAGCGCCACGGGAAACAGGTTGGTGGGCACCGCGGCCACGGTCAGCGGCAGCGAGCGCAGGAGGAGGCCGACCATCGCGAAGACGATGACGGTGGAAATCGCCAAACCCCAGATCGTGCCGCTGACGACGTAGTCCACGATGCGC
Protein-coding sequences here:
- a CDS encoding GNAT family N-acetyltransferase: MKTEEPTVEEFGPDDPRIAAFHAVRDDVAYPTPDEPVPVGMRCLVAFRGGAPVARLSYGTGQDVGEVPGPCALIGHYERTDRSAGVWLLDEAVIRVCVGHQFHALGPINGSTWGRYRLALPPRTEDEGDAEPPFLSEPWNPPDYPADFEEAGFRVVATYESAIVEDLAAADPRRDELAERVRARGATIRALDLDRFDDELRAIFELSRTAFAENLFYSPIEFDEFRARYLPLRPLLDPEMVRLAEDADGRLLGFVFAFPDVLSAEPGGRPTRVVLKTLASAPEARGLGLGTFLTDEVRRVAHEKGYRSVIHALMQADNESVRISRHSARVFRRYALYELVD
- a CDS encoding efflux RND transporter permease subunit, producing AAGVRADTYTIELLPPDHVARTDSRWIEQNAGNYTPLEFVVRAPGGILNAQVIQGIAQWQRRAEARPDVGRTFGVADLRAKPGGPYLSADGREARVTAFVPMTSTRGFAGTVRALEQEGDRVLPNGVTLRASGYLPLYLRIVDYVVSGTIWGLAISTVIVFAMVGLLLRSLPLTVAAVPTNLFPVALVFGIMGWTGIPLDIATATIGAIVLGIAVDDTIHFLFRYRAERQAGLSREEAVGRTYRETGRAVVFASMVLAIGFAVLATSSSQSIAYFGIVASLSIVGAMLADLFLLPVLLLFGARSPAKPIRTSIGTDENRGTDG